GTTGTATCACCCATTTGAATGGTTTCAATTGTTTCTGGATATTCTGGACTATATGTAATGTGATTCATACCTAAATTTGCATCCCGTGCTGAAGTTTCTTTAGGGGGTGTAGGTGTAACACTAGCATGACCATAAGGTTGATTTCGTGCATGTCCTTCATGTTCAtgttcttttcgtttttctaaGACTGGTTCAATGTTATCACGTTGTATACAAGtaaatgaagataatttATTGTATTCATTTTCCTGGAATAAtctagaaaaataattacaaaaaaattggtgttttgttttatttttgcattctgAATGAGCCTGCTTATATAtactaatatatttttctatgaatttgtaataatattcaTCACATGGCCGTTGGTTATCACGAGTAtcattttcaatattttgaaaatcctTAGAATAATTAAACAGCAACTTATGCGTTTCATATTTATCAAGATCATATATGTTATAGTCATGATAAGAACACACCACAATCAT
The sequence above is drawn from the Plasmodium cynomolgi strain B DNA, scaffold: 1135, whole genome shotgun sequence genome and encodes:
- a CDS encoding hypothetical protein (putative); the encoded protein is IKGCEGLEFSKNIKRELNKSDEYKKLLVFFEKIVSALCYIYNEKRKDTEVFNEELCRYLYYWLGDKINSLKYDKRIFKQIIRMIYGELNNNTEMIVVCSYHDYNIYDLDKYETHKLLFNYSKDFQNIENDTRDNQRPCDEYYYKFIEKYISIYKQAHSECKNKTKHQFFCNYFSRLFQENEYNKLSSFTCIQRDNIEPVLEKRKEHEHEGHARNQPYGHA